A window from Vigna angularis cultivar LongXiaoDou No.4 chromosome 7, ASM1680809v1, whole genome shotgun sequence encodes these proteins:
- the LOC108337982 gene encoding uncharacterized protein LOC108337982 isoform X1 — MDGAWQRNCGSPFQPSMSATVSSVSAPEPEMDANYLYPQLAHGLRSKFVGGKQGPVYPSFPLSTTSGSGQTDAGNPFMGLPYGSPSSLRYDFQNMSERKLGMSSGDSTDAIGNSVVGSIESGTFRTSGVGLITENLINCNLQSWVNNFPEISSRAMVGLSNSSNFVFHNIWGSNTATQHTVPGGTKAAESFSFPGQYRGTYPAFGLNICCSDIHTTPNIASEWGSPKYATPYMSGCPRVFCMGKSGHLLLSHTGLLGVVCSCHCSHMSVLKFCEHSGLHGGDPGDAVCMESGETISQWRKLYFLKFGIRSLGNENGWDWPEVLSTTGSPMKSNASVFDMSKTNLSHILSSSAVMSRSGKSSDYVMFPNNAHMDNNLFIGTLSRKQATTIQDGCNIPLKGFPGISQNSFVDLLKSQLMESNLAMYTTAPNFGGTQLDDGCHPIPPFLDSLKTKVSLSTVHSPLQTPTNLLKDHDCIKTKANGLVGRDAASSNVDLRLGQPPQTGNPLPSFVEPLQFNILASTPKLQPQKQMINNADLSREEGLQNNFRYSAASFKLVEELPQLKPKNYMSAVGKASVKARSETQNVAKGVSFSPFLQVDVPGRKTQASENLWADDSPNMPKKLYSDYGLIGRQSNKSVVGTNKYLENNIGVSFAKDSGGKRNPGFGIGQLMKYPSSMMRSVGGYDSCISVVNEKMYEPNFESSLPSDTLVRANILHGSHNTSSLGLENYMMNPQTSIPFKEILKGPPYHVSVSVSNQTPTLPQQQTINRDAYFVDENTRLLGVTQIPELSKQYHALHFNMNQKQGGSSSILKFQHYTCEASTSEQGTSCARLKLPQNKSIFGNHENTVGLEKLPSLTGMNGYYHLSDLSPTPLHSKEKESQCKHSYDLQNEETSLSLGINKDNIRSSTCEKYSEQSPNICLEGKYPCPALINCCRSNFSSGIEPLRKNLGQQLADVSGETSLKMPSDLFRNLNTTNNGNIHFEQGGHAPQWRDVPSKVRKAVCDATSLDQTFNGFDKEARDGFQLGNISTKCSKITTDMGDLSEEKENSNVSSGCSAPVITQASVMVNKIDYCTDEAIDTGVVNKLEVDEGSGIDQGSMSDLVGSERTGESLGLISGNYLKNGCSRVLNDESCCDLLDDLKLLDSLIWKKERNQNHFVLSANCKINQSQNVKRGINGRKRKRNVVKILDASLSSEFPSLLHNKNNEDAEIFNSSSNLSKEMQMHSLPSLQKSFNKSSFVQSCNTRIQSAFASKFVSCKNRRSKHLIHKVSYESLSDSDAEFHSPPVFSGTKRLRKNLTSDFEQFHIQEPSYEEPENGKLRPFLCRKENHHRTRPVVCGKHGEICKEHLAKEVQKPAKIVSLRKVLKSSKRCMSHTNGKPRLTSKKQWKKLSIGTDSGSFCGNHGLKIKEHGETQTTIIYNEANVDMSLEDLERGGKQDAKAKAKQGVRVGNRENVRLKTKNKDIRKHRSINELTAKETKVTDMISCAQDRETGLCSPKSRNSSQGHLNISTINSDTFCCVCQSSSNDKINCLLECCQCLIRVHQACYGVSTLPKRSRWCCRPCRTNSKNIACVLCGYGGGAMTRAAMSHAIVKSLLKVWNGEKDGMPKHTTSCEFFGKEIYAFPSSKAGQESVLKTKIHDTSTDLVKVQISTNHMQHTLTSLSNFKVHNSITAGVLDPTVKQWIHMVCGLWTPGTRCPNVDTMSAFDVSGVARPRADVVCSICNRWGGSCIECRVADCSVKFHPWCAHQKNLLQSETEGIDDEKIGFYGRCMLHAIEPRYLSMYDPIDEMGNQEEKEFTCARVEGYKGRRWDGFQDNHCQGGCLVPEEQLNAWIHINGQKLCSQGLIKFPDLDMEHDCRKEYARYKQAKGWKHLVVYKSRIHALGLYTSRFISRGEVVVEYVGEIVGLRVADKREKDYQSGKKLQYKSACYFFRIDKEHIIDATRKGGIARFVNHSCLPNCVAKVITVRHEKKVVFFAERDIFPGEEITYDYHFNHEDEGKIPCYCNSKNCRRYMN; from the exons ATGGACGGCGCGTGGCAGAGGAATTGTGGTTCGCCGTTTCAGCCGTCGATGTCTGCGACGGTTTCCTCCGTATCGGCGCCGGAGCCG GAGATGGATGCAAATTATCTTTATCCACAATTAGCACATGGTTTAAGATCAAAATTTGTTGGAGGGAAGCAAGGCCCTGTTTACCCAAGCTTTCCCCTCTCAACCACCTCTGGGTCAGGCCAAACAGATGCTGGAAATCCTTTTATGGGTCTACCTTATGGTTCTCCATCCTCGTTACGGTATGATTTTCAGAATATGTCTGAACGCAAGCTTGGCATGTCATCTGGTGATTCTACTGATGCTATTGGGAATTCTGTTGTTGGTTCTATAGAAAGTGGAACCTTCCGGACATCTGGAGTGGGGTTGATAACAGAAAATTTGATTAACTGTAACCTGCAAAGTTGGGTGAATAATTTTCCTGAGATTTCTTCTAGAGCAATGGTTGGTTTGAGTAATAGTAgtaattttgtcttccataaTATTTGGGGCAGCAATACTGCTACTCAGCACACAGTTCCTGGTGGTACAAAAGCGGCagaatctttttcttttccaggTCAGTACCGAGGTACATACCCTGCATTTGGTCTAAATATTTGCTGCTCAGATATTCACACTACACCAAATATTGCTTCAGAGTGGGGCTCACCTAAGTATGCAACTCCTTATATGAGTGGGTGTCCTCGTGTGTTCTGCATGGGAAAAA GTGGCCATCTTCTTCTTAGCCATACAGGGCTTCTTGGTGTTGTGTGCTCATGCCATTGTTCCCACATGTCTGTTCTTAAGTTTTGTGAG CACTCGGGTTTACATGGTGGTGACCCAGGGGATGCTGTTTGTATGGAGAGTGGGGAGACCATTTCACAATGGCGGAAGCTTTACTTCTTGAAGTTTGGG ATTAGGTCTCTGGGGAATGAGAATGGATGGGACTGGCCAGAAGTATTATCAACAACAGGCAGTCCGATGAAATCCAATGCATCCGTGTTTGATATGTCCAAGACTAATTTGTCTCATATTTTGAGTTCATCTGCAGTCATGTCAAGGTCTGGAAAGTCTTCTGACTATGTCATGTTTCCAAATAATGCTCATATGgacaacaatttatttattggtACATTGTCCAgaaaacaagcaacaacaaTCCAGGATGGTTGCAACATTCCACTCAAAGGTTTTCCTGGTATTTCACAAAACAGCTTTGTTGATTTGTTGAAAAGCCAGTTAATGGAATCTAATCTGGCTATGTACACAACTGCACCAAATTTTGGTGGAACTCAGCTAGATGATGGTTGTCATCCTATACCTCCTTTCTTGGATTCTCTGAAAACGAAAGTAAGTTTGTCAACGGTCCACTCACCTTTGCAAACACCAACAAACCTTTTGAAAGACCATGATtgcataaaaacaaaagcaaatggTCTTGTAGGCAGAGATGCGGCTTCATCTAATGTTGACCTTAGGCTTGGTCAACCACCTCAGACAGGAAACCCACTTCCATCATTTGTAGAACCACTGCAGTTTAATATCCTTGCCAGTACACCAAAACTGCAACCGCAGAAGCAGATGATTAATA ATGCAGACCTCAGCAGGGAGGAGGGATTAcagaataattttagatatTCTGCTGCTTCATTCAAATTGGTTGAAGAATTGCCTCAGCTTAAACCCAAGAACTATATGTCAGCTGTGGGTAAGGCTTCTGTTAAAGCTAGATCAGAAACACAAAATGTGGCCAAGGGTGTATCATTTTCACCATTTTTGCAAGTTGATGTACCTGGAAGAAAGACACAAGCTAGTGAAAATTTGTGGGCTGATGACAGCCCTAACATGCCTAAGAAACTGTATTCTGATTATGGTCTCATAGGAAGGCAATCAAATAAATCTGTCGTAGGGACCAATaaatatttggaaaataatatagGGGTGAGCTTTGCCAAAGATTCTGGTGGCAAAAGAAATCCGGGGTTTGGAATTGGTCAGTTAATGAAATATCCAAGCTCCATGATGAGATCTGTTGGTGGTTATGATAGTTGTATTTCAGTTGTTAACGAAAAGATGTATGAACCAAATTTTGAATCTAGCTTGCCATCAGATACATTGGTGCGGGCAAATATTTTGCATGGTTCACACAATACGTCTTCTCTTGGGCTAGAAAATTATATGATGAATCCTCAGACCTCCATTCCATTTAAAGAGATTTTGAAAGGCCCTCCCTATCATGTTTCAGTTTCTGTGTCAAATCAGACTCCGACTTTGCCACAGCAGCAGACCATTAATAGGGATGCTTATTTTGTTGATGAAAACACGAGGTTGCTTGGTGTGACACAGATACCAGAGTTATCTAAGCAATATCATGCATTGCATTTTAATATGAATCAGAAGCAAGGGGGATCCAGCAGTATTTTGAAATTTCAGCATTATACTTGTGAGGCTTCAACATCTGAACAGGGAACCTCTTGTGCAAGATTGAAATTGCCTCAAAATAAGTCGATATTTGGGAATCATGAGAATACTGTTGGTTTAGAGAAGTTGCCTTCCCTCACAG GTATGAACGGATATTATCATTTGTCTGACTTGTCACCAACACCTTTACATTCTAAAGAAAAGGAATCACAATGTAAACATTCTTATGATCTTCAAAATGAAGAGACTTCTTTAAG CCTTGGTATAAACAAAGACAATATCAGATCTAGTACATGTGAAAAATACTCTGAGCAATCGCCAAATATATGTTTGGAAGGCAAGTATCCTTGTCCTGCTCTGATAAACTGTTGCCGTAGCAACTTTTCCTCAGGGATTGAACCCCTTCGTAAGAACCTAGGGCAACAACTTGCTGATGTCAGTGGTGAAACTTCTTTGAAGATGCCTTCAGATTTGTTTAGAAATCTGAATACTACGAACAACGGAAATATCCACTTTGAGCAAGGTGGGCATGCTCCTCAATGGAGAGATGTGCCCAGTAAGGTCAGGAAAGCAGTTTGTGATGCGACATCTTTAGATCAAACATTTAATGGTTTCGATAAGGAAGCACGAGATGGTTTTCAACTTGGAAACATTTCCACAAAATGCTCCAAAATAACCACTGATATGGGAGACCTGtcagaagagaaagaaaattctAATGTTTCTTCTGGATGCTCTGCTCCTGTGATTACTCAGGCATCTGTGATGGTGAACAAAATTGATTACTGTACTGATGAAGCTATAGACACTGGCGTTGTCAACAAGCTCGAAGTTGATGAAGGGTCAGGTATTGATCAAGGCTCCATGTCAGATTTGGTTGGAAGTGAAAGAACCGGTGAGTCTCTAGGCTTGATCTCTgggaattatttgaaaaatggtTGTTCGAGAGTGTTGAATGATGAATCATGTTGCGATCTACTTGATGATCTTAAACTGTTAGATTCCTTGATAtggaagaaagaaaggaatCAAAATCATTTTGTGCTTTCTGCTAATTGTAAAATCAATCAATCTCAAAATGTCAAGAGGGGCATCAATGGAAGAAAGCGAAAGAGAAATGTGGTGAAGATTCTAGATGCTTCATTATCTTCTGAATTCCCTTCCTTGTTGCACAATAAGAATAATGAAGATGCTGAGATTTTTAATTCCTCTTCTAATTTGTCAAAAGAAATGCAAATGCATTCTCTGCCTAGCCTGCAGAAATCATTTAACAAGTCTTCCTTTGTTCAATCTTGTAACACACGAATACAGTCCGCATTTGCATCTAAATTTGTTTCCTGTAAGAATCGTCGGAGCAAGCATCTCATTCATAAAGTTTCCTATGAGTCTCTATCAGATTCTGATGCTGAGTTTCACTCACCGCCTGTATTTTCTGGAACAAAGAGATTGAGAAAGAATCTCACTTCTGATTTTGAGCAGTTTCATATACAAGAACCATCCTATGAGGAACCTGAAAATGGTAAGTTGAGGCCATTCTTATGCAGGAAGGAAAATCATCATAGAACAAGGCCAGTAGTATGTGGAAAACATGGTGAAATTTGTAAAGAACATTTGGCTAAAGAGGTGCAAAAGCCTGCAAAAATTGTATCCCTCAGGAAGGTCCTTAAGTCTTCCAAAAGGTGTATGAGCCACACAAATGGAAAACCTAGACTAACTTCAAAAAAGCAATGGAAGAAATTGAGCATTGGAACAGATAGTGGGTCCTTCTGTGGGAACCAtggtttaaaaattaaagaacacGGTGAAACACAAActacaataatttataatgaagCAAATGTTGATATGTCCTTGGAAGACTTGGAGAGAGGTGGCAAGCAAGATGCTAAAGCTAAAGCTAAGCAGGGTGTTAGGGTTGGAAATAGAGAAAATGTTCGATTGAAGACGAAGAACAAGGACATTCGGAAACACCGCAGCATTAATGAGCTCACTGCTAAAG AAACCAAAGTGACGGATATGATAAGTTGTGCTCAAGACAGAGAGACTGGTTTGTGTAGCCCAAAAAGTAGAAA CTCTAGTCAAGGTCATCTAAACATATCTACTATAAACTCAGATACCTTCTGCTGTGTGTGTCAAAGCTCAAGCAATGATAAAATCAACTGTTTGTTGGAATGTTGTCAATGCCTAATTCGa GTGCACCAAGCTTGCTATGGTGTTTCCACATTACCCAAAAGAAGTCGCTGGTGTTGCAGACCATGCCGGACCAActcaaaaaatatt GCATGTGTCCTATGTGGTTATGGAGGTGGGGCCATGACTCGAGCAGCAATGAGTCATGCGATTGTCAAGAGCCTCCTAAAAGTGTGGAATGGTGAGAAAGATGGCATGCCTAAGCATACAACTTCATGTGAATTTTTTGGAAAGGAAATATATGCATTCCCATCCTCAAAGGCTGGTCAAGAAAGtgttttaaagacaaaaatccatgATACATCAACAGATCTGGTGAAAGTTCAAATATCTACAAATCATATGCAGCATACCCTCACTAGTCTTTCTAATTTTAAGGTACACAACAGCATTACTGCAGGAGTTCTTGATCCAACTGTTAAACAATGGATTCATATGGTTTGTGGTCTTTGGACTCCTGGAACAAGATGCCCGAATGTTGACACCATGAGTGCTTTTGATGTATCTGGTGTTGCGCGTCCCAGGGCAGATGTG GTTTGTTCCATTTGCAATCGATGGGGTGGTTCTTGTATAGAGTGCAGGGTGGCTGATTGCTCTGTCAAGTTTCATCCTTGGTGTGCTCATCAAAAG AACCTGTTGCAAAGTGAGACTGAAGGTATTGATGATGAAAAGATTGGATTTTATGGAAGATGCATGCTTCATGCTATTGAACCTAGATATCTGTCCATGTATGATCCTATTGATGAAATGGGAAATCAAGAAGAAAAGGAATTCACCTGTGCCAGGGTAGAG GGTTACAAGGGAAGAAGATGGGATGGTTTTCAGGATAATCACTGCCAAGGTGGATGCCTTGTTCCTGAGGAGCAGCTTAATGCTTGGATTCACATCAATGGGCAGAAATTATGTTCTCAAGGACTCATAAAATTCCCCGATTTGGATATGGAGCATGATTGTCGA AAGGAATACGCTCGGTACAAACAAGCAAAGGGATGGAAACACCTTGTTGTGTACAAATCCCGTATACACGCACTTGGTCTTTACACTTCTCGATTCATTTCCCGGGGTGAAGTG GTGGTTGAATATGTTGGTGAAATTGTGGGATTGCGTGTGGCTGATAAAAGGGAGAAGGATTATCAATCTGGAAAGAAACTTCAGTACAAGAGTGCCTGCTACTTCTTCAGGATAGACAAAGAGCATATTATTGATGCCACAAGGAAAGGGGGGATTGCTCGGTTTGTTAACCACTCGTGCCTG CCAAATTGCGTGGCAAAAGTGATTACTGTAAGGCATGAAAAGAAG GTTGTTTTCTTTGCTGAGAGGGATATATTTCCTGGTGAAGAGATTACGTATGATTACCACTTTAACCACGAGGACGAAGGAAAGATTCCATGCTACTGCAATTCAAAAAATTGCAGGCGCTATATGAACTGA